In Verrucomicrobiia bacterium, a genomic segment contains:
- a CDS encoding amidohydrolase family protein, which produces MRLDSHQHFWNYSSEQYPWIQPSWPIKRTFLPNDLAPLLAQANLDGCIAVQARQTLEESRWLLELADQSPVIKGVVGWVDLRSDKVEEQLAQFAKHPKFVGVRHVVQDEPDDDFMLRPEFLRGLSKLKQFNLRYDILIYPKQLPAAIKLTQQFPEQPFVLDHIAKPHIKDGSLSPWREQIQELAKAPNLMCKVSGMITEAKWQGWRYDHFVPYMDVVAEAFGTNRLMYGSDWPVCLLAGSYPQVYSMAQKYFSRESEANQARVFGGNAAKFYLTR; this is translated from the coding sequence ATGCGTTTGGATAGCCATCAGCATTTTTGGAACTACAGCAGCGAGCAGTATCCATGGATCCAGCCGTCGTGGCCAATTAAGCGCACATTCTTACCAAACGATTTGGCACCACTGCTTGCGCAAGCCAACCTCGATGGCTGTATCGCCGTGCAAGCACGTCAGACGCTGGAAGAATCTCGTTGGTTGCTGGAGCTCGCTGACCAGTCTCCCGTCATCAAAGGTGTCGTTGGCTGGGTGGATCTGCGTTCAGACAAAGTTGAGGAACAGCTCGCACAATTTGCCAAGCATCCGAAATTCGTTGGAGTCCGTCATGTCGTACAGGATGAACCGGATGATGATTTCATGCTGCGACCGGAATTTCTTCGCGGCCTCAGCAAGTTAAAGCAGTTCAACTTGCGCTACGATATCCTCATCTATCCGAAACAATTGCCTGCGGCTATCAAGCTGACTCAACAATTCCCCGAGCAACCTTTCGTGCTGGATCACATCGCCAAGCCGCACATCAAGGACGGCAGCCTGTCACCATGGCGTGAACAGATACAGGAACTGGCGAAAGCACCGAACTTGATGTGCAAAGTCTCCGGCATGATCACGGAAGCCAAGTGGCAAGGCTGGCGCTATGACCACTTTGTTCCCTATATGGACGTGGTGGCAGAAGCTTTCGGAACAAATCGCTTGATGTATGGTTCCGATTGGCCGGTCTGCTTGCTTGCGGGTTCTTATCCGCAAGTTTACAGCATGGCGCAGAAGTATTTCTCCCGGGAAAGCGAAGCCAATCAAGCCAGGGTGTTCGGAGGCAATGCGGCAAAATTCTATCTGACGCGATGA
- a CDS encoding DUF3267 domain-containing protein: protein MTTVSQSKRIAVRLDLAQANLASIGTLVTGSIIAIWLAKDQADYIPFRWFHILFFAVGIPVLVLIHEAVHALAGMFFGKLKLESFKFGVFWHCLMPYCHCLEPVSVRTYRRVLIMPLLLTVPLFVWFLSHHPAVWSAILTAFSLSGCMGDLLIFHKLNGMKQDSLVLDSPDEAGCDVIVSDKAQAA, encoded by the coding sequence ATGACAACCGTATCGCAATCAAAACGGATTGCGGTACGCCTGGACTTGGCTCAAGCCAACTTAGCCAGCATTGGCACCTTGGTCACAGGCAGCATCATCGCCATCTGGTTAGCCAAGGATCAGGCGGATTACATTCCGTTCCGCTGGTTTCACATCTTGTTCTTCGCGGTGGGAATTCCCGTCTTGGTATTGATCCATGAAGCCGTTCACGCTCTGGCTGGAATGTTCTTTGGCAAACTCAAGCTTGAGTCCTTTAAGTTCGGCGTCTTCTGGCACTGCCTGATGCCCTACTGCCACTGCCTTGAACCCGTCTCGGTGCGGACTTATCGGCGGGTGCTCATCATGCCATTGCTGCTCACCGTGCCTTTGTTCGTTTGGTTTCTCTCCCATCATCCGGCTGTTTGGTCCGCGATACTGACAGCCTTTTCATTGTCCGGTTGCATGGGTGATCTCCTGATCTTCCATAAGCTTAACGGTATGAAACAGGACAGCCTCGTGCTGGATAGCCCAGACGAAGCCGGTTGCGATGTGATCGTAAGCGATAAAGCGCAGGCCGCTTAG